The Onthophagus taurus isolate NC chromosome 2, IU_Otau_3.0, whole genome shotgun sequence genome includes a window with the following:
- the LOC111427375 gene encoding octopamine receptor beta-2R isoform X2, translating to MDTVLTNQTNCTSYNSSPPVENETEWTGSFLLFIKASIMATIIIAAILGNLLVIISVMRHRKLRVITNYFVVSLALADLLVAMFVMTFNASVQIFNRWLFGFFMCDVWNSLDVYFSTASILHLCCISVDRYYAIVRPLKYTLSMTKRVVAIMLLITWISPAIISFVPIFLGLYTTEKNQAYREKHPELCDFTVNGFYAVVSSSISFWIPCTIMVCTYLAIFREANRQEKELYSRHGAAMLLHQNNTNGDMLSNSGGSSKTLMHEINQDLHTTPTKERNIIKMKREHKAARTLGIIMGTFILCWLPFFSWYIITSLCTTCANPDIVITMVFWIGYFNSTLNPVIYAYFNREFREAFKNTLQCLFCSFCRRPPSSLDQYDVRRSSLRRRSSEFGSSL from the exons ATGGATACCGTACTGACGAACCAAACGAACTGTACATCGTATAATTCATCGCCGCCGGTTGAAAACGAAACAGAATGGACGGGGTCGTTTTTGCTCTTTATCAAGGCGAGCATTATGGCGACCATAATAATAGCAGCTATATTAGGAAATCTTTTAGTCATCATTTCCGTGATGAGGCATCGGAAGTTGAGAGTGATAACAAACTATTTTGTGGTGTCGTTAGCGTTAGCGGATTTACTAGTAGCTATGTTTGTAATGACCTTCAACGCCAGTGTTCAAATTTTCAACCGATGGCTGTTTGGATTTTTTATGTGTGATGTATGGAACTCTTTAGATGTGTACTTTTCTACTGCTTCAATCCTCCATTTGTGTTGTATAAGTGTCGATAGATATTATGCAATAGTTAGACCTTTAAAATATACCTTAAGCATGACAAAAAGGGTCGTCGCCATTATGCTTCTGATCACGTGGATCAGTCCTGCCATAATCAGCTTTGTGCCAATTTTTCTTGGTTTATACACCACGGAAAAGAACCAAGCTTACAGAGAAAAACATCCGGAACTTTGTGATTTCACAGTTAACGGGTTCTACGCTGTCGTAAGCAGTTCAATTTCTTTCTGGATCCCATGTACTATTATGGTGTGTACATATTTGGCTATATTTCGCGAAGCCAATCGACAGGAAAAAGAATTGTATAGCAGACATGGGGCTGCGATGTTATTACatcaaaataacacaaatggAGATATGCTTTCAAATTCCGGGGGTTCATCAAAAACATTAATGCACGAAATCAATCAAGATTTGCATACAACACCAACCAAAGAAAGaaacattataaaaatgaagCGAGAACATAAAGCTGCTAGGACTTTGGGTATTATCATGGGAACATTTATATTATGCTGGCTGCCATTTTTTTCTTGGTATATTATTACCAGTTTATGCACAACCTGCGCTAATCCCGACATTGTCATCACAATGGTATTTTGGATTGGTTATTTCAATTCGACTTTGAACCCAGTTATTTACGCCTACTTCAACCGAGAATTTCGCGAAGCTTTTAAGAACACCCTTCAATGTTTGTTCTGCAGTTTTTGTAGGAGGCCGCCGTCCAGTTTGGATCAGTACGACGTGAGGAGGTCTTCACTTAG GAGGCGAAGCTCCGAATTTGGATCGAGTCTTTGA
- the LOC111427375 gene encoding octopamine receptor beta-2R isoform X1, which produces MDTVLTNQTNCTSYNSSPPVENETEWTGSFLLFIKASIMATIIIAAILGNLLVIISVMRHRKLRVITNYFVVSLALADLLVAMFVMTFNASVQIFNRWLFGFFMCDVWNSLDVYFSTASILHLCCISVDRYYAIVRPLKYTLSMTKRVVAIMLLITWISPAIISFVPIFLGLYTTEKNQAYREKHPELCDFTVNGFYAVVSSSISFWIPCTIMVCTYLAIFREANRQEKELYSRHGAAMLLHQNNTNGDMLSNSGGSSKTLMHEINQDLHTTPTKERNIIKMKREHKAARTLGIIMGTFILCWLPFFSWYIITSLCTTCANPDIVITMVFWIGYFNSTLNPVIYAYFNREFREAFKNTLQCLFCSFCRRPPSSLDQYDVRRSSLRYDDRTRSIYSETYMKHIDRRRSSEFGSSL; this is translated from the coding sequence ATGGATACCGTACTGACGAACCAAACGAACTGTACATCGTATAATTCATCGCCGCCGGTTGAAAACGAAACAGAATGGACGGGGTCGTTTTTGCTCTTTATCAAGGCGAGCATTATGGCGACCATAATAATAGCAGCTATATTAGGAAATCTTTTAGTCATCATTTCCGTGATGAGGCATCGGAAGTTGAGAGTGATAACAAACTATTTTGTGGTGTCGTTAGCGTTAGCGGATTTACTAGTAGCTATGTTTGTAATGACCTTCAACGCCAGTGTTCAAATTTTCAACCGATGGCTGTTTGGATTTTTTATGTGTGATGTATGGAACTCTTTAGATGTGTACTTTTCTACTGCTTCAATCCTCCATTTGTGTTGTATAAGTGTCGATAGATATTATGCAATAGTTAGACCTTTAAAATATACCTTAAGCATGACAAAAAGGGTCGTCGCCATTATGCTTCTGATCACGTGGATCAGTCCTGCCATAATCAGCTTTGTGCCAATTTTTCTTGGTTTATACACCACGGAAAAGAACCAAGCTTACAGAGAAAAACATCCGGAACTTTGTGATTTCACAGTTAACGGGTTCTACGCTGTCGTAAGCAGTTCAATTTCTTTCTGGATCCCATGTACTATTATGGTGTGTACATATTTGGCTATATTTCGCGAAGCCAATCGACAGGAAAAAGAATTGTATAGCAGACATGGGGCTGCGATGTTATTACatcaaaataacacaaatggAGATATGCTTTCAAATTCCGGGGGTTCATCAAAAACATTAATGCACGAAATCAATCAAGATTTGCATACAACACCAACCAAAGAAAGaaacattataaaaatgaagCGAGAACATAAAGCTGCTAGGACTTTGGGTATTATCATGGGAACATTTATATTATGCTGGCTGCCATTTTTTTCTTGGTATATTATTACCAGTTTATGCACAACCTGCGCTAATCCCGACATTGTCATCACAATGGTATTTTGGATTGGTTATTTCAATTCGACTTTGAACCCAGTTATTTACGCCTACTTCAACCGAGAATTTCGCGAAGCTTTTAAGAACACCCTTCAATGTTTGTTCTGCAGTTTTTGTAGGAGGCCGCCGTCCAGTTTGGATCAGTACGACGTGAGGAGGTCTTCACTTAGGTATGATGATCGCACAAGAAGTATTTATTCCGAAACTTATATGAAACATATTGACAGGAGGCGAAGCTCCGAATTTGGATCGAGTCTTTGA